The following coding sequences lie in one Musa acuminata AAA Group cultivar baxijiao chromosome BXJ1-8, Cavendish_Baxijiao_AAA, whole genome shotgun sequence genomic window:
- the LOC103995496 gene encoding probable lysophospholipase BODYGUARD 4 isoform X1, producing MPTSSTFSPGDVVISAVSLLVFALLDLLDFILCYFYRFLDVILEGNPVPCYCQRRGREERSDGEGGEEVSETLHGRRNLFREMGFPFWKAASDGEEERGELRFPRWSDCSCISCLSWQERGQDKLHLAVMEPSSQGRKKECDTDSTESVVFLHGFLSSSSLWVETVFHNLSKVTKQSFRMVAVDLLGFGRSPKPTNCTYTVREHLDMIEASVIRPLELNSYHIVAHSMGCIIALAMAAKHPESVKSLTLVAPPCFDSTEEEASHTALNKLAERRVWPPLLFGSAVMSWYEHIGRTVCFIFCRNHSTWEWMMKLVTRRRALSFLFMDLSKHTHHSAWHTMHNVLCGGAKLVDKHLEAVRKAKMPVTVIHGDKDQLVPMECSYNLKSKLPHADLKVMNGRDHSSVILGREKMFTCELEQIWSTSTNCTHIPHS from the exons ATGCCAACTTCTTCCACATTTTCTCCCGGAGATGTTGTCATCTCAGCTGTTAGCCTCCTTGTTTTCGCTTTGTTAGATCTTCTGGACTTCATTCTCTGCTACTTCTATAggtttcttgatgttattcttgaGGGGAACCCAGTCCCATGCTACTGccaaaggagaggaagagaggagaggtctgatggagagggaggagaagaggTGTCAGAGACTTTGCATGGGAGAAGAAACCTTTTCAGAGAAATGGGCTTTCCATTTTGGAAAGCAGCATCAGATGGAGAGGAAGAAAGGGGTGAGCTAAGGTTTCCCAGGTGGTCTGACTGTAGCTGTATCTCATGCTTGTCTTGGCAAGAGAGGGGGCAAGACAAGCTTCACTTGGCTGTGATGGAACCATCATCTCAAG GTAGAAAGAAAGAGTGCGATACGGATTCAACTGAAAGTGTAGTTTTTCTACATGGATTTCTTTCTTCCTCCTCGCTTTGGGTGGAGACAGTCTTCCATAATCTTTCCAAGGTGACCAAACAAAGCTTCAGGATGGTTGCAGTGGATCTCTTGGGTTTTGGCAGAAGTCCAAAGCCAACAAACTGCACGTATACAGTGCGAGAACACCTCGACATGATTGAGGCATCTGTGATCAGGCCACTGGAGCTGAATTCCTACCACATAGTTGCTCACTCCATGGGCTGCATCATTGCATTGGCCATGGCAGCCAAGCATCCTGAGTCTGTTAAATCCCTCACATTGGTTGCGCCA CCATGCTTtgactcgacagaagaggaagcaAGTCACACCGCACTGAACAAATTAGCTGAAAGGAGAGTGTGGCCACCATTACTGTTTGGCTCTGCAGTCATGTCATGGTATGAGCACATCGGCAGAACTGTTTGCTTCATCTTCTGCAGAAACCATTCGACATGGGAATGGATGATGAAGCTAGTCACAAGGAGAAG GGCTCTCAGCTTCCTGTTCATGGATTTAAGCAAGCATACCCATCATTCGGCATGGCACACAATGCACAATGTGTTATGTGGGGGTGCCAAATTGGTGGACAAGCACTTGGAAGCTGTGAGAAAGGCTAAAATGCCAGTGACAGTGATCCATGGAGACAAGGATCAATTGGTGCCAATGGAGTGCAGCTACAACCTGAAATCCAAACTCCCCCATGCAGACCTCAAAGTTATGAATGGCAGAGATCATTCTTCTGTGATCTTGGGCAGGGAAAAGATGTTTACATGCGAACTGGAACAGATTTGGTCCACTTCTACCAATTGCACTCACATACCACACTCAtaa
- the LOC103995496 gene encoding probable lysophospholipase BODYGUARD 4 isoform X2, with translation MLVLAREGARQASLGCDGTIISRYKTGRKKECDTDSTESVVFLHGFLSSSSLWVETVFHNLSKVTKQSFRMVAVDLLGFGRSPKPTNCTYTVREHLDMIEASVIRPLELNSYHIVAHSMGCIIALAMAAKHPESVKSLTLVAPPCFDSTEEEASHTALNKLAERRVWPPLLFGSAVMSWYEHIGRTVCFIFCRNHSTWEWMMKLVTRRRALSFLFMDLSKHTHHSAWHTMHNVLCGGAKLVDKHLEAVRKAKMPVTVIHGDKDQLVPMECSYNLKSKLPHADLKVMNGRDHSSVILGREKMFTCELEQIWSTSTNCTHIPHS, from the exons ATGCTTGTCTTGGCAAGAGAGGGGGCAAGACAAGCTTCACTTGGCTGTGATGGAACCATCATCTCAAG ATACAAAACAGGTAGAAAGAAAGAGTGCGATACGGATTCAACTGAAAGTGTAGTTTTTCTACATGGATTTCTTTCTTCCTCCTCGCTTTGGGTGGAGACAGTCTTCCATAATCTTTCCAAGGTGACCAAACAAAGCTTCAGGATGGTTGCAGTGGATCTCTTGGGTTTTGGCAGAAGTCCAAAGCCAACAAACTGCACGTATACAGTGCGAGAACACCTCGACATGATTGAGGCATCTGTGATCAGGCCACTGGAGCTGAATTCCTACCACATAGTTGCTCACTCCATGGGCTGCATCATTGCATTGGCCATGGCAGCCAAGCATCCTGAGTCTGTTAAATCCCTCACATTGGTTGCGCCA CCATGCTTtgactcgacagaagaggaagcaAGTCACACCGCACTGAACAAATTAGCTGAAAGGAGAGTGTGGCCACCATTACTGTTTGGCTCTGCAGTCATGTCATGGTATGAGCACATCGGCAGAACTGTTTGCTTCATCTTCTGCAGAAACCATTCGACATGGGAATGGATGATGAAGCTAGTCACAAGGAGAAG GGCTCTCAGCTTCCTGTTCATGGATTTAAGCAAGCATACCCATCATTCGGCATGGCACACAATGCACAATGTGTTATGTGGGGGTGCCAAATTGGTGGACAAGCACTTGGAAGCTGTGAGAAAGGCTAAAATGCCAGTGACAGTGATCCATGGAGACAAGGATCAATTGGTGCCAATGGAGTGCAGCTACAACCTGAAATCCAAACTCCCCCATGCAGACCTCAAAGTTATGAATGGCAGAGATCATTCTTCTGTGATCTTGGGCAGGGAAAAGATGTTTACATGCGAACTGGAACAGATTTGGTCCACTTCTACCAATTGCACTCACATACCACACTCAtaa
- the LOC135587989 gene encoding NADH--cytochrome b5 reductase 1-like — MEILESYGVGTVGIAVAVVAVAAGAAYFYFGKKSKGSLDPQNFKDFKLVEKNQLSHNVAKFRFALPTPTSVLGLPIGQHISCRGKDNVGEEVIKPYTPTTLDSDLGYFELVIKMYPQGRMSHHFREMRVGDYLSVKGPKGRFKYQVGQVRAFGMLAGGSGITPMFQVTRAILENPTDKTKVHLIYANVTYEDILLKEELDSLARNYPDRFQIYYVLNQPPDEWNGGVGFVSKEMIKAHCPAPASDIQILRCGPPPMNKAMAAHLDDLGYTKEMQFQF, encoded by the exons ATGGAGATTCTGGAATCCTACGGCGTTGGGACTGTTGGAATAGCCGTCGCCGTGGTCGCCGTGGCCGCCGGCGCCGCTTACTTCTACTTCGGCAAGAAATCAAAGG GTAGCTTGGACCCTCAGAATTTTAAGGATTTCAAGCTTGTCGAGAAAAATCAGCTCAGCCACAATGTGGCAAAATTCCGATTTGCTCTTCCGACTCCCACTTCTGTTCTAGGTCTTCCGATTGGCCAACATATCAGTTGCAG GGGAAAGGACAATGTTGGTGAAGAGGTTATCAAGCCTTATACACCAACTACGCTGGACTCTGATCTCGGTTACTTTGAACTGGTTATAAAG ATGTATCCTCAAGGAAGAATGTCTCATCATTTTCGTGAAATGCGAGTTGGTGACTACTTATCTGTGAAAGGCCCTAAG GGACGTTTCAAGTATCAGGTTGGTCAAGTCAGAGCTTTTGGAATGCTAGCTGGAGGATCTGGCATAACTCCAATGTTTCAA GTTACAAGAGCTATACTGGAAAATCCAACAGACAAGACCAAGGTCCATCTTATCTATGCCAATGTCACTTATGAAGACATCCTTCTGAAG GAAGAGTTGGACAGCCTTGCTAGGAACTATCCAGATCGCTTCCAGATTTATTATGTGCTTAATCAG CCCCCTGATGAATGGAATGGTGGTGTTGGCTTTGTGTCCAAAGAAATGATTAAAGCTCACTGCCCCGCACCAGCGTCTGATATCCAG ATTCTGAGATGTGGCCCACCTCCCATGAACAAGGCCATGGCTGCACATCTGGATGATCTGGGCTACACAAAGGAGATGCAATTCCAATTCTAA
- the LOC135584762 gene encoding protein ETHYLENE-INSENSITIVE 3-like 1a: MMGGLLMEGTVNSGCPNYKQIFSSDEKSFCCGSTHPPSMGERTGEKYLSEPPQENFSDAADEESDEDVDIEELERRMWRDRMRLKRLKEQQQNKNKEQVDSAKQRQSQEQARRKTMSRAQDGILKYMLKMMEVCNAQGFVYGIIPEKGKPVSGASDNFRGWWKEKVRFDRNGPAAIAKYQADTAILGSSSEMNSGTAGLHSLQELQDTTLGSLLSALMQHCNPPQRRFPLEKGVAPPWWPTGREEWWLQLEIPKDQGPPPYKKPHDLKKAWKVSVLTAVIKHMSPDIEKIRKLVRQSKGLQDKMTAKESTTWLAVIKQEEDFYMKMHPDACFPPSSGSGNTGATSLGSSCIEYDVEGVDDGESMDTVNHKSHAEVNAFDLGSTAKNEKTVITASVKEETKMEFIQKRGAAEPESMQNQRIYTCGNVQCPHSDFRHGFLDRNARNSHQYLCKYQNTIPQGIGSAISGPKMKGNKPPIFSLPFNTQLDPTSLGSGLNSVDISDVGVPYDGQKSINELMSFYDNNVNANKNLNMGGIGMSKMMNSVQPRIQMEDNFPQGTRLGGNVFEEVDNLVQQLQQFLFHEDIMPFEQQFGDQPNGLSGDFSFCPFNMHSMNYSDTLQREMGDPLQKSESLNWFY; this comes from the coding sequence ATGATGGGTGGGCTACTAATGGAAGGCACGGTTAATTCTGGATGTCCTAATTACAAGCAAATTTTCTCCTCGGACGAGAAAAGTTTCTGCTGTGGATCCACCCATCCGCCTTCGATGGGTGAACGAACGGGAGAGAAATATCTTAGCGAACCACCACAGGAGAACTTCTCTGATGCTGCTGATGAAGAGAGTGATGAAGATGTTGACATAGAAGAGCTCGAACGTCGTATGTGGAGAGATAGGATGCGGCTGAAGCGCTTAAAGGAACAACAGCAGAACAAAAACAAAGAGCAAGTTGACTCTGCAAAGCAGCGTCAGTCCCAGGAACAAGCCCGCCGAAAGACGATGTCTCGTGCCCAAGATGGGATCCTTAAGTACATGCTAAAGATGATGGAAGTGTGCAATGCCCAGGGCTTTGTTTATGGTATAATTCCAGAGAAAGGAAAGCCTGTAAGTGGTGCCTCTGATAATTTCAGGGGTTGGTGGAAAGAAAAGGTTAGGTTTGACCGGAATGGACCTGCAGCTATCGCCAAGTATCAGGCTGATACTGCCATCCTGGGGTCCAGCAGCGAAATGAACTCTGGGACTGCAGGCCTTCATTCGTTGCAGGAGCTTCAGGATACAACACTGGGTTCTCTCTTGTCAGCTCTTATGCAGCACTGCAACCCGCCTCAGCGAAGGTTTCCCCTAGAGAAGGGAGTTGCACCACCATGGTGGCCAACTGGGAGAGAGGAGTGGTGGCTTCAGCTGGAAATACCCAAAGACCAAGGTCCACCACCCTACAAGAAGCCCCATGATCTGAAAAAGGCATGGAAGGTTAGTGTCTTGACTGCCGTAATCAAACATATGTCACCTGACATCGAAAAGATACGTAAGCTTGTTAGGCAGTCGAAGGGCCTCCAAGACAAGATGACTGCGAAAGAGAGCACGACATGGCTTGCTGTTATCAAGCAGGAGGAGGACTTCTACATGAAGATGCACCCTGATGCATGCTTTCCACCATCGTCTGGTAGTGGCAACACTGGAGCCACCTCCCTTGGTAGCAGCTGCATTGAATATGATGTTGAAGGTGTTGATGATGGTGAGAGCATGGATACGGTAAATCACAAGTCTCATGCTGAAGTGAATGCTTTTGATCTGGGCAGCACCGCAAAGAACGAGAAGACTGTTATAACTGCTTCTGTGAAGGAAGAGACTAAGATGGAATTTATTCAGAAAAGAGGTGCTGCTGAGCCAGAATCAATGCAAAACCAACGAATCTATACCTGTGGTAATGTGCAATGTCCACATAGTGATTTCCGGCATGGCTTTCTGGATAGGAATGCCAGAAACAGTCACCAATACCTCTGTAAGTATCAAAACACTATTCCTCAAGGCATCGGATCAGCAATTAGTGGACCCAAGATGAAAGGGAACAAGCCACCGATTTTCTCTTTGCCATTTAACACCCAACTCGATCCAACTTCACTCGGATCAGGGCTCAATTCCGTTGACATATCTGATGTTGGTGTTCCCTACGATGGTCAGAAATCAATCAATGAGCTGATGAGTTTCTATGACAACAATGTCAATGCTAACAAGAACTTGAATATGGGCGGCATAGGTATGTCGAAAATGATGAATTCTGTTCAACCTAGAATTCAGATGGAAGACAACTTTCCCCAAGGGACTAGATTGGGTGGCAATGTGTTTGAAGAAGTTGACAACTTGGTGCAGCAGCTGCAGCAGTTCTTATTCCATGAGGACATAATGCCATTTGAGCAGCAATTCGGTGACCAACCCAATGGATTGAGTGGTGATTTCAGCTTTTGTCCTTTCAATATGCATTCCATGAACTATTCTGATACTTTGCAAAGAGAGATGGGGGATCCATTGCAGAAGTCTGAATCATTGAACTGGTTCTACTGA